In a genomic window of Vulpes vulpes isolate BD-2025 chromosome 6, VulVul3, whole genome shotgun sequence:
- the TMEM30B gene encoding cell cycle control protein 50B produces the protein MTWSAAARGAHQPDNTAFTQQRLPAWQPLLSASIALPLFFCAGLAFIGLGLGLFYSSNGIKELEYDYTGTAGPGGCSACALADRGRAPPPPCWCAWHFSLPELFPGPVYLYYELTNFYQNNRRYSVSRDDAQLSGLPSALRHPANECAPYQRRASGLPIAPCGAIANSLFNDSFSLWHQRRAGGPYVEVPLDRTGIAWWTDCHVKFRNPPPVNGSLALAFHGTAPPPNWPRPVYALSPDPNNTGFVNQDFVVWMRTAALPTFRKLYARIRQGNYSAGLPRGSYAVNITYNYPVRAFGGRKLVVLSNISWMGGKNPFLGIAYLAVGSLCILVGFVMLVVYIRYQDQNDEDEDEE, from the coding sequence atgaCCTGGAGCGCCGCGGCCCGGGGCGCCCACCAGCCCGACAACACCGCGTTCACGCAGCAGCGCCTCCCCGCCTGGCAGCCGCTGCTGTCGGCCAGCATCGCGCTGCCGCTCTTCTTCTGCGCCGGCCTGGCCTTCAtcggcctgggcctgggcctcttCTACTCCTCCAACGGCATCAAGGAACTCGAGTACGACTACACGGGCACCGCGGGCCCCGGCGGCTGCTCGGCGTGCGCCCTGGCCGACCGgggccgcgcgccgccgccgccctgctGGTGCGCCTGGCACTTCTCGCTGCCGGAGCTCTTCCCGGGGCCCGTGTACCTCTACTACGAGCTCACCAACTTCTACCAGAACAACCGGCGCTACAGCGTGTCCCGCGACGACGCGCAGCTGAGCGGGCTGCCGAGCGCGCTGCGCCACCCGGCCAACGAGTGCGCCCCCTACCAGCGCCGCGCCTCCGGCCTGCCCATCGCGCCGTGCGGCGCCATCGCCAACAGCCTCTTCAACGACTCCTTCTCGCTGTGGCACCAGCGCCGCGCCGGCGGCCCGTACGTCGAGGTGCCGCTCGACCGCACCGGCATCGCCTGGTGGACCGACTGCCACGTCAAGTTCCGCAACCCGCCGCCGGTGAACGGCAGCCTGGCGCTGGCCTTCCACGGCACCGCGCCGCCGCCCAACTGGCCCAGGCCGGTGTACGCGCTGAGCCCGGACCCGAACAACACCGGCTTCGTCAACCAGGACTTCGTGGTGTGGATGCGCACGGCGGCGCTGCCCACGTTCCGCAAGCTGTACGCGCGCATCCGCCAGGGCAACTACTCGGCGGGGCTGCCGCGCGGCTCCTACGCGGTCAACATCACCTACAACTACCCGGTGCGCGCCTTCGGCGGCCGCAAGCTCGTGGTCCTCAGCAACATCTCGTGGATGGGGGGCAAGAACCCGTTCCTGGGCATCGCCTACCTGGCCGTCGGCTCCCTCTGCATCCTCGTGGGCTTTGTCATGCTGGTCGTCTACATTCGCTACCAGGACCAGAACGACGAGGACGAGGATGAGGAGTGA